The Thalassophryne amazonica chromosome 6, fThaAma1.1, whole genome shotgun sequence genome includes a region encoding these proteins:
- the b3galt4 gene encoding beta-1,3-galactosyltransferase 4: MVGRGLWVCKHRCGKRGSRVGVVRVVCLVVASAALLALLFVDFIELWLTSMGMNAALEAHTGAIPPQSVPPTRPEEFLLMPSPLACQRAKPYLITMVTSAPANQRARQAIRDTWGGEVEVGGLRVMTLFMVGVASDPGLAKMLVVEARERGDVIQGRFLDTYSNLTLKTVSMLGWARRFCPQASFMAKVDDDVLFNPSALLHFLNRTQNPYEQGDLYLGRVHLHVAPNRDPESKHYLPSRAYPASVFPDYCSGTAYVLSHSTLLKISLIATASSLSTPLPPEDIFVGLCARAAGVLPSHCPLFSGSLLLPYGRCCYQAMVSVHHIPPRDMLHYWPDIHSSACSWLSLRTSLGVCKIRALLWMALGLEEGL, encoded by the coding sequence ATGGTCGGCCGGGGATTATGGGTATGTAAGCACCGATGCGGGAAACGAGGGAGCAGGGTTGGGGTTGTGCGTGTTGTTTGTCTGGTGGTCGCGAGCGCAGCCCTCCTGGCTCTCCTCTTCGTGGACTTCATTGAGTTATGGCTCACCTCCATGGGCATGAACGCAGCGCTGGAGGCGCACACCGGCGCCATCCCTCCGCAGAGCGTCCCTCCCACCAGACCCGAGGAGTTCCTGCTCATGCCCAGCCCGCTCGCCTGCCAACGTGCCAAGCCTTACCTCATCACCATGGTAACCTCAGCTCCTGCCAATCAGAGAGCCCGTCAAGCCATCAGAGACACATGGGGCGGGGAGGTTGAGGTGGGGGGTCTGCGGGTCATGACCCTCTTCATGGTAGGTGTGGCTTCCGATCCCGGATTGGCCAAGATGTTGGTGGTTGAGGCCAGAGAGAGAGGAGATGTGATTCAGGGGAGGTTTTTGGACACCTATTCCAATCTGACGCTGAAGACCGTGTCCATGCTGGGCTGGGCCCGCCGCTTCTGCCCTCAGGCCAGCTTCATGGCCAAAGTGGATGATGACGTTTTGTTCAATCCCAGCGCTCTCCTGCACTTCTTGAACAGGACTCAGAACCCTTATGAACAAGGAGACTTGTACCTCGGAAGGGTACACCTTCACGTGGCTCCAAATCGGGACCCGGAGAGCAAGCACTACCTCCCGTCCAGGGCCTACCCTGCCTCAGTCTTTCCAGACTACTGCAGCGGGACAGCGTATGTTCTCTCCCACTCCACTTTGCTCAAAATTTCTCTCATCGCCACTGCGTCATCTTTATCCACACCTCTGCCCCCTGAGGACATCTTCGTGGGTCTGTGCGCCCGTGCAGCCGGGGTGCTGCCCTCACACTGCCCACTCTTCTCTGGCAGCCTGTTGTTGCCTTACGGCCGCTGCTGCTACCAGGCAATGGTGTCTGTCCACCACATCCCACCCAGGGACATGCTGCACTACTGGCCTGATATCCACTCATCTGCCTGCTCCTGGCTGAGCCTGCGCACTTCTTTGGGAGTTTGCAAAATCAGGGCGCTGCTCTGGATGGCTCTGGGTCTGGAAGAGGGGTTGTGA